The segment TTGTTCAGAACAACTGCAACAACACTAACTGCTGCGCGTACGATCTCGTTTTAAAGAAAGTGAACTGCGAGCATTGCTGTGGTTACAGCATACGTTACACTCCTCACATTACAGTTGCCATATTCTTCCATCTCTTTGGCTGCTACTGGGCCACACAGTTCTTCATTGCATCTTCAGCTACAGTCATTGCTGGCTCTGTTGCTTCCTATTATTGGGCTCAAGGGGAAGAAGCAGCATCGCCAGAGATACCGTTTCTTCCTGTTTTCGCCTCGATGAAGCGGCTTGCACGCTACAACTTGGGATCTGTGGCTCTTGGTTCGCTCGTGGTCTCTTTTGTGGAGTCTGTTAGGTTCATTCTTGAAGCTATTCGTCGTAGGACGAAAGTGAGAGGGACCACGCCTGATCATTGGCTTGGGAGAATGGGTTATTACACTTCACGTGGTTGTCTTAAAAGCATTGAGTGGACCATCAAATCGGTTAACCGCAATGCTTACATAATGGTAAACAGAAGTCTCTTACTTACTTTTTTCTTGTTAACAAAAGCAAAGCAAAGCTCAGTTTTTGATTCTTGTTTTCAGATTGGTATAACAGGGAAAAGCTTTTGCAAATCATCAGAAATAGCTACAGAGCTGATAATAAACAACATAATGAGGATAGGGAAGGTGAATGTAATAGGAGATGTGATATTGTTTCTAGGGAAGCTCTGTGTGAGTCTCTTCAGTGCTCTCTTTGGGTTTCTCATGTTGGATTCACACAAGTACCGCTCTTCTCACAACAAAGTCTCCTCCCCTCTCTTACCCGTTttggtaattaaaaaaaaaaaaacttttcttttcccTCTAGATTCAAGTGGGTTGTGACACTCTACTCTTTTGTGTGTTTATGAAACAGGCATGTTGGGGTTTGGGGTATGTTGTGGCAACACTATTCTTTGGGGTGGTGGAGATGTCGATAGACACAATCATACTCTCGTTTTGTCAAGACTCGGAAGAGAATCAAGGGAATGCTCAGCATGCACCGTCTCTTCTTCTTGAAACTTTGGATAGCAATCATTATGAGGAAGAGGGTTAAGAGACTTTGTCCACTGACTGATAGATTCCATACTGTATaagttttgttcttcttttatATGGTTTCAAGAAGTGGAATCTTATGTTTATGtcaaaacattattattattattattataagcATTTTGTAATGTCAGAtggtttgatgatgatgatctttgATTCTGAAACCAAAAATATAGGGGTCCTTATTACATGTTAGATGCAacaattagaaaagaaaaaaaaaaggaaaaatgtgATTTTTCTGAAGTTTGAGGATACATATAGAAATATGTATGCagtcttttatgttttatatattgtgGACTAAATCCTTCATAGTTTTACTCTTATAAAAAAAAGCCCACTTCTGTTTCATTTTCCCACCGTCAACTATTGTCTTCTCCGTTCTCACTCCTCCGGTCGGCGACGTATTCAGGTAAGCTCCTACTCGCTTCTTACTCCTCCGATCTACGTTTCGAGCAATCCCACTGCTTTGTGTTCCTcctctttgtttcttcttcaacGACGAGGGTAGATAGGATTGTTTTCAGATACGTACAAGAACTCTTTAAGGCTCTAGTGTACCCGTCGACCCAGATGAAAGCTTAAAAATTGTTACTTTGATGGTTTGAAGTCATAAAGTTTGCGTTTTTAGTGGTACAGGTGAGGAAGTAAATGATGGGTTCTAGAGGAGTGATCAGCGATAAGTGGTCAATGAGGATTCTATGGGGATGTGCACTTGGAAGTGCAATCGGTAATTGAtcttattaatgttttttgtttacTCTGGGAGACAACCGTGTTGTTAACCTACCAGATATATGATTGTATTAGGTTTATACATGGTTGCTGTAGAGAGACAAACCCAGAACAGGGCACGTGCTTTGGCTGAAGGTATGAGAGCTGCTGAGTCACAAGCTGGTGGTGCTGCTGATGGTGATGGTAGTGTCTGAATCTACCCAAGTTCCATCAGttgagtttttgtttttgtttttgtttttttagatgTATGGTAACATCCTGTTTGTTCCAAGGCTTGTGGTGATGCAGTTACTTGTTGGCAAATAATCTCAATAAGGTTTTGGTACTTGAAGTTTCTAAGCATACATGTTTgtgttatcaaaaaaaaatcctctTACTTTCTCCCTTTCATGCTGTGTGTTCTGTCAAGTAAAAGTCTCATATCCTTTAAACCCATGATGAGTTCCTTGATGCCCTGGGATGGTTAGTTTCTTGATACCCATGATGAGTTCctttaaacccatgatggatcaAGGAACTCAGGAACCCATGATGAGTTCCTTGATCCATTAACTcgttaatttgaaaataaaaaaaacagataaataAAACAGAGTAAAGAGCCGTTCACACAAAAATGTGTTTGATGATTCTATGAATATGTGGAAGTTTacaacagcaaaaaaaaaattgattagaactctatcaatcattcATCATCCTTCCACATGTCAGCAAACTCATCAGGCTCCAATGGGTTCGAAAGCTCATGCATCTTTTTCCTCGTTTTTGCTTTGATCTTCTTTGCAAACTTCCCTGCCTTATTTCTTTTCTCCAATGCTCGAATCTTTAAGGAATAATATCAAAAAGTAAAACATATGATTTACACTGTGTTCCCTCAATCAAGCTGTTTATAGACAAAACTCAGTACCTGGTTTGGAGATACATAGAATGGGTTCTCGTAAAGAGTTGGACCTCCAAAGCTGCCTCCAAATATCTTAATCGGATTTAAACAAAACCTTGGACCAACCTGCATCATCCAAATTCAATAACTTCAATCAACATTAACTAATCAAAATCACGTAAACTATTGTTACTAAACAGTTAATAGCCAGACCTCAACAAGTGTCATTTTATCCAGACCACCTCTTGCAACCTTCTCTGCCTCATTATGAGGTACCGATATCTGCAACAGACAATTTGACTAAGTTCAAACTAAACTGAAACACCAGTTGATCTAATCTCAAAAGATACTTAAAAGTTAAACCAAAACCTGGTAATTACGGAACCATATATGGTCATCAACAATGGAGAAAGCAAAGACATGGTCATGGTAAGGTTTAGACTTTCTATGTTCCTTGGGGATTCCAAAAACCTGGGAAGAGATAGATAGGAGAAAACTAACTAATCAGCATGATGCAtttaaccaaaacacaaaaCCAGGAAGAAACAATAACAAACCTGCGTTAACATCTCTTTCAGAAGCTTCCAGTGTACATCTTTATCAAAGTTAGATGAGAATGTCAAGAGTGGGCGTGACCCTTTCAGATGGTTTCCAGTTAGTTTCAGCTCCTCCATTGTGTGAACTTTCACCATAAGacagaacaaaaaaatacacataAGCTGAAGAATGATTAGCTTCTCCACCAACGACAATACTAAGGGACTAGAGAGAAGTAAGTACCAGCATTAACCAAGAACTTAACAGAGGGACCACTAGGAGACTTAACCATCCACAAGTAAAGATCTTTATGCTTCCTACACTGAAACCCAACAACAAAAGATATTAACTTTACAGTTTACTAAGCCTATAGAGGTGataaagattgaaactttaCCTCAAAGAACAAGCAGGAAGAAGAGCCTTTAAGCTCAACAAGCTCATTAAGAGTGGCGCCTTTACTGCTCTTAGCTTCGACCTTACTATCTTTCTTACAGTGAGGTAGAAGCGACACGATGTTCAGCATCAGATGTCGGTACCTGAAACTTATGCGACGTGAGCATGTGACGAGGACCTTCTCTTTGTTCCTGAACTCAGGCGCTGCTGGTTTGGGTTCTTCTGCATCTTGGGCCTTTTCTTTCCAGCCCAGTAGAGTTCTTTTGGGTCTCTCCGGAGCAGAGTCGTCTTTCTTCAACGGTGCCGCCTGTTCGGTCTCGCTGTGCTTTCTCTTCTTCCCCATTGCGAGACGACGAAGATGAGAGAGAATCGGAAACCGAAAATatctttttagggttttagtaCCGAAGCGACGACTTGTTTCAAGAGCAAACGACGACGTTTTAGTAATTGAAATATGGGCCGAGCTTTTAATGGGCTTATAGAGAGTAGAAGAGATGCGAAGAGAAATTTCGGTGACCCAACCATTAAAACTCACATGTAAAAGGTTGTAATCTACACAGTACCCGATACCTGAAGTGGCATCCAAATCCGACccaaaaaccgaaccaaaatccaaaccgaagaagcaaaatacccgaatggatattaagttaggagaaattagatatccgaacccgaacggataaTACCTGAACccaaatggatatccgaagataactgAACATATGAatatttacctttatttttctagtttacatctttcattttatttaaaatatttatattaatgttacacatactttaagatcatactagatcatgacccgcgcgactgcgcagattttatttttgttttaacacataacatatattctatagtaTTCAATACAATTTAGAGTTTTTCTATTTCACATAatgtagttttatataatttcgagtttgtccatattgtttaaaaacaatgaaaactgttttttgtattaatagtttttcattggtgtattataaatataattgtatagtgcaaacattaatataatattaaccaATACGATTTGGATTAAAATAACAGTGTACTACAAATGTATTGTGAACCACTAATCTAATAGTAACCAATACAATTTGGACTAACATAATAGTGTATTATAGATATAGACATAAGATGGGGACACTNNNNNNNNNNNNNNNNNNNNNNNNNNNNNNNNNNNNNNNNNNNNNNNNNNNNNNNNNNNNNNNNNNNNNNNNNNNNNNNNNNNNNNNNNNNNNNNNNNNNatactagatcatgacccgcgcgactGCGcagattttattttgttttaacacataacatatattctatagtaGTCAATACAATTTAGAGTTTTTCATTTCACATAATgtagtttttatataatttcgagtttgtccatattgtttaaaaacaatgaaaactgttttttgtattaatagtttttcattggtgtattataaattaaattgtatagtgaaacattaatataatattaaccaATACGATTTGGGATTAAAATAACAGTGTATACAAATGTATTGTGAACCACTAATCTAATAGTAACCAATACATTTGGACTAACATAATAGTGTATTATAGATATAGACATAAGATGGGGACACTAATCTAATATTAACCAATACGATTTAGACGAACAAAACTGAAGTcttcattataattttaataaaatagttattaattattataagatagataaacagaaatttaatggaaaaataaaaaaatagcaaGAAAGATTAACCGTTCGGatacataaatgttttatatttagtaaaataatttaaatgaaactgtattaatcaaaaacaattatagatTCAAATTTGTTTATTAGAAGAATAGTATTTTGAATGTGTATGCAAAATTGAATAAATTGAAAATgacaatgtgttttttttagaaagttaagtgcaataaaaatatacaatcttttttgttttatatttttgaaaaaataactATTATGCCCAAGAAAGaaaatttcattataaatttcCATGTCCATATAGAATTAATAAGTCCATTAGTAACAACAACTATCcatgaaagagagaaaaaatagctacatcttattttccttttctttaatttatttttaggctAGTAGACTcataatcgattttttttaaaagttaaaattgatgtttctgttattgaaatCCCATAAATACGTCAAGTTACCTATTAAGTTAGATatacataaatacaaaatccaTGACACCGAGATTTTTGGTATAGTAGATTAATCTTGGAGAAAGGGGTTTTCCATATTTACGATAtttcaaatctataaatttgattgtgaatatttgattgccaccgagattttaggtatGGTAAACTCATAATCgattttttaaagtttgaattgatgtttctgttatga is part of the Raphanus sativus cultivar WK10039 chromosome 5, ASM80110v3, whole genome shotgun sequence genome and harbors:
- the LOC108830345 gene encoding ribosome biogenesis protein BRX1 homolog 1, with amino-acid sequence MGKKRKHSETEQAAPLKKDDSAPERPKRTLLGWKEKAQDAEEPKPAAPEFRNKEKVLVTCSRRISFRYRHLMLNIVSLLPHCKKDSKVEAKSSKGATLNELVELKGSSSCLFFECRKHKDLYLWMVKSPSGPSVKFLVNAVHTMEELKLTGNHLKGSRPLLTFSSNFDKDVHWKLLKEMLTQVFGIPKEHRKSKPYHDHVFAFSIVDDHIWFRNYQISVPHNEAEKVARGGLDKMTLVEVGPRFCLNPIKIFGGSFGGPTLYENPFYVSPNQIRALEKRNKAGKFAKKIKAKTRKKMHELSNPLEPDEFADMWKDDE